From Methanobrevibacter ruminantium:
AAATAAAAAATTAAGATTATTGGCCATTATACATTGATTCCAATCTTTCAATTGTATCAATGTCCTCTACGCCCTTATCTGTTCTTATGCTTTTTACAATAGGGAAACGTAAAGAGTATCCTGCAGGATATTCCGGACTTTTTACAATCTCACTGTATTTTATTTCTAAAACTATTTTTGGCTGAACAGTAATCTGAGTTCCTTTCTCTGAGATTATAATTTCTTTCATTTGTCTTGTTAGATTTGCCAAATCATCATCTGAAAGCCCGCTTCCTATCTTGGTGATGGTTTGCAAATCGCCATATTCGTCGCGAAGCGCAATCTCATAAGACCCTATAAACTCTCCCCTTTTGCCTATTCCCTTTGTCCCTCCAACAATAACTGTATCCAATGTTTCAGGTTCTGCCTTGAACTTTAGCATTTTCTTTCCACGAATTCCAGGAATATACGGTTCAGCGCAGTTTTTAATCATGATCCCCTCATGTCCACCAGCTATGGATTTATTGAACAGTTCTATAGCATCATCAATGTTTTCAGGACCTACTTTCACAATATCACTGAGGTTCAATTCATCAATTGAGCAATCCACAGCATTTTCCAAGATTTCCCTACGCCTAATGATAGGCTCATCAACTACAGGTTCCTTAAAGTAAAGCAAATCATATAAAAATATCTTTATAGGAACATTTTTCATTGCATCATGAATATCATATTTCCTTCTTACCCTTTGCAATACTGTTTGGAATGGAAGAGGCTTGTCATCCCTAAAACCTACAATTTCACCTTCCACAATAAAGTCCTCATCGGGGAATCCTCTTTTGATGAAATCCACTGCATCTGGGAAAGCATGTGTGACATTTTCCAAACGGCGAGTGAATAATGTGATTTCATCCCCTTTCTTATGGAATTGAGTACGAAATCCATCATATTTAGTTTCACAAAGTGCACATCCCATCTCTTCAACGCTTATGCCTATTCCTTCAGACAATTGTGCAAGCATTGGCTTTACCGGCCTTCCCGGAATCAATGTCAATTTCTTAAGACCCTCTTCACCTTCAATCTTTGCCACTTTTGCAACAAGACCTAAGTCATTTGTCAACATATGCGCCCTTTCAGCAACAGCCTTGTCAACACCAAATGCTTGGGATATCGCATCACGAATGATTCCTTCACCTACACCAATTCTAAGCTCTTCCAAAATGGTTCTGCAAATGTATTTTGCTTCCTTTCCAGAAGCGGAAGATAAAAGTTCAAGAATATTGGAAATTTTACGGGCAGTGGATCTGCTTCCAGATATTGTTGCCAATTTTCTTAATTGGTTATAAACAAATTTGACAGTTAATGGCTGTGAGAAAAATGTCATTTGAGCCTTTTTGGCATATAGCTTTTCTGCAGCTGCTCCAATGTCTCCTTCATCACGGATGGCATCTTCAACCGCATCTACAGAAACTCCTACAGCATCTCCAACAGCTTTCATAACAAGCTTATCACCTATTCCCTGTTCCTCTTCACTCCAAGAAGGGAAAACGCTACCTAAAGCCATTAATGTGATTTTCTCCAAATCCTCTTCTTCAACTTTTATTAGAAAATCCGCTAAAATATCTGTTTTTTCCAATCTTTTTGTAGTGGCTCCTAATGCCTCGTAAACATTAACAAGTTCCTGATATTTCATCTTTTCACATCCCAAGAATCAGTGACAATTTGATTTAATTTATTTTAAAATTTGTGATAAAATCATTAATTATAAAATTAATCTAAAAATCTCCTTTAGCTATTTTAACTGCACAGTACTCTCCACACATAGCGCACATTTCATCATCATCAAGTTCACATTTGTTTCTATAATGCCTTGGCTTGACATTGTCAAAAGCAAGATTGAATTGAGCTTCCCAGTCAAAGTTTTTCCTTGCAGTTGCCATTTCCACTTCCTTCTCCCATGCAGTTTCCAAACCTAATGCAACATCTGCTGCTTGGGCAGCAATCTTGCTTGCAATAACTCCTTCCTTAACATCTTCGAGGGAAGGCAATGATAAATGTTCTGCAGGGGTTACATAGCATAGGAAATCAGCTCCGCTTGAAGCGGCAATAGCTCCTCCAATAGCGGAAGTGATATGATCATAACCAGGTGCCAAATCTGTAACAATAGGCCCTAAAACATAAAACGGAGCCCCATGACATAATGTCTTTTGAATTTCCATATTGGACCTGATTTGATTTAATGGAACATGACCTGGACCTTCAACCATGGTTTGAACTCCAGCTTCCTGAGCTCTTTTTACAAGGGTTCCCAAGGTAACCAATTCCTGAATCTGTGAAGTGTCTGTTGCATCAGATAAGCAACCTGGACGAAGCCCATCACCTAATGAAAGGGTGATGTCATATTCCAAAGCAATCTCAAGAAGGTAATCGTAATTGGCATATAATGGGTTTTCCTCTCCATTATGCAAAATCCATGAAGCAAGGAAAGTTCCTCCTCTGCTTACAATACCCATCATCCTTTTAGCTTCCTGCAGCTTTTGAACTAAATCCTGATTTATGCCACAGTGAAGGGTCATGAAGTCAACACCATCTTTTGCCTGATGAATGATTGATTCCCATATGTCATCCTCATCCATTTCGATGATTTCATTGCCTTTATTTAATGTAATAACTCCTGCTTCATAAATCGGAACAGTTCCAATAGGCACATCTACAGAACTCATTATCTTTTCCCTAAACTCCAATAATTTAGGGCCTGTACTTAAGTCCATAATCGCATCTGCACCAAAATCAACTGCAAGTTTTGCCTTTTTCATTTCAAGACCAATATCCTCGATTTTGCTTGATGAACCAATATTAGCATTGATTTTAGTGGTTAATCCCTTTCCAATACCGCAAGCTTTAGTTTCTCTTCCAATATTCTTTGGGATTACAATAGTTCCATTAGCTACTCCCTTTAATATCTTTTCTACATCTATCCTTTCAAATTCTGCAACCGCTTTCATTTCAGGAGTAATGTTTCCTTTCTTAGCTTCAGTCATCTGTGTCATTAAAGCACCTTTAATAATTTAAATCATTTTAATTTTGAAATATAATTGTAATAATCATCATAGTATTATATCTATAACATTAATCTATTACATAATCCATAACATATTAAATTATGTAATTTATTATTTAATTAATTTGTTATCATGAAATAATTTTTAATGAAAAATATAAAGAAATAATAAAAAAATAAAATATTGTTGTAATGTTGAACTAAATAAAATAATAAAAAAATTAAGAAAAATTTTACAAATCTAATTTAAGAACATGAAAAATCATAACTGGACAAATATCAAAAATAAAAATGAACAAAATAATATCAAAACTAAACAAAATAATATAATTTACCAAGTTAAATCTAAAAAAATTGAATAAACAATATTTAAATAATTGAAATATTAAATAATTATATAACCAACAAAAGTTGAAAAACTAAATAATAAAATTAGATTCGACAAATTGGTTGAAAAACTTTTTAGGAGAATAAAAATGAAAAACTATTTCGACATTAAAGACAA
This genomic window contains:
- a CDS encoding ATP-dependent DNA ligase; this encodes MKYQELVNVYEALGATTKRLEKTDILADFLIKVEEEDLEKITLMALGSVFPSWSEEEQGIGDKLVMKAVGDAVGVSVDAVEDAIRDEGDIGAAAEKLYAKKAQMTFFSQPLTVKFVYNQLRKLATISGSRSTARKISNILELLSSASGKEAKYICRTILEELRIGVGEGIIRDAISQAFGVDKAVAERAHMLTNDLGLVAKVAKIEGEEGLKKLTLIPGRPVKPMLAQLSEGIGISVEEMGCALCETKYDGFRTQFHKKGDEITLFTRRLENVTHAFPDAVDFIKRGFPDEDFIVEGEIVGFRDDKPLPFQTVLQRVRRKYDIHDAMKNVPIKIFLYDLLYFKEPVVDEPIIRRREILENAVDCSIDELNLSDIVKVGPENIDDAIELFNKSIAGGHEGIMIKNCAEPYIPGIRGKKMLKFKAEPETLDTVIVGGTKGIGKRGEFIGSYEIALRDEYGDLQTITKIGSGLSDDDLANLTRQMKEIIISEKGTQITVQPKIVLEIKYSEIVKSPEYPAGYSLRFPIVKSIRTDKGVEDIDTIERLESMYNGQ
- the thiC gene encoding phosphomethylpyrimidine synthase, which produces MTQMTEAKKGNITPEMKAVAEFERIDVEKILKGVANGTIVIPKNIGRETKACGIGKGLTTKINANIGSSSKIEDIGLEMKKAKLAVDFGADAIMDLSTGPKLLEFREKIMSSVDVPIGTVPIYEAGVITLNKGNEIIEMDEDDIWESIIHQAKDGVDFMTLHCGINQDLVQKLQEAKRMMGIVSRGGTFLASWILHNGEENPLYANYDYLLEIALEYDITLSLGDGLRPGCLSDATDTSQIQELVTLGTLVKRAQEAGVQTMVEGPGHVPLNQIRSNMEIQKTLCHGAPFYVLGPIVTDLAPGYDHITSAIGGAIAASSGADFLCYVTPAEHLSLPSLEDVKEGVIASKIAAQAADVALGLETAWEKEVEMATARKNFDWEAQFNLAFDNVKPRHYRNKCELDDDEMCAMCGEYCAVKIAKGDF